In Gopherus flavomarginatus isolate rGopFla2 chromosome 5, rGopFla2.mat.asm, whole genome shotgun sequence, one DNA window encodes the following:
- the LOC127052958 gene encoding pepsin B-like, protein MKWLILALVCLQLSEGLVRVTLKKGKSMREVMKEKGVLEDFLKHHKVDPARKYHFNNYNVADVPIANYLDSFYFGEISIGTPPQNFLVLFDTGSSNLWVPSTYCQTEACSNHARFNPNQSSTFSNIGVTYTLDYGFGDLTVVLGYDTVTIQNIAIEHQEFGLSQDEPSSPFYYTYFDGILGMAYPPVAIPGYSTLMQEMLQQGQLTEPIFSFYFSRQPTYDYGGEVILGGVDTQLFSGQITWVSVTQEVYWKIGIEEFTIGQQVTGWCSQGCQGIVDTGTFLLTIPQQYMGDFLQAVGAQESNGEYMADCSNVQNMPTITFIINGSQFPLPPSVYVLNNDGYCSVAVETTYVSSQNEQPIWILGNIFLREYYSVFDMANNRVGFAPSA, encoded by the exons ATGAAGTGGCTCATCCTGGCTCTGGTTTGTCTCCAGCTCTCAGAAGGGCTGGTGAG AGTCACTCTGAAGAAAGGAAAGTCTATGCGAGAGGTGATGAAGGAGAAAGGAGTTCTGGAGGATTTTCTGAAGCATCACAAAGTTGATCCTGCCAGGAAGTACCACTTCAATAATTACAATGTCGCTGATGTCCCAATAGCCAACTACCTGGAT TCCTTCTACTTTGGAGAGATCAGCATTGGAACTCCGCCCCAGAACTTCTTGGTTCTCTTCGACACGGGATCCTCCAACCTGTGGGTGCCCTCTACttactgccagactgaggcctgTT CCAATCACGCAAGGTTCAACCCCAACCAGTCATCCACCTTTTCCAATATTGGAGTGACCTACACCCTGGACTATGGGTTTGGAGACCTGACTGTGGTTTTAGGTTACGACACAGTGACA ATCCAGAACATCGCCATTGAGCACCAGGAATTTGGTCTGAGTCAGGATGAGCCTAGCAGTCCCTTCTATTATACGTATTTTGATGGGATTTTGGGAATGGCTTATCCTCCCGTAGCCATACCGGGGTACAGCACACTTATGCAGGAGATGCTGCAGCAGGGACAGCTTACTGAACCCATCTTCAGTTTCTATTTCTCACG GCAACCCACGTATGATTACGGAGGGGAAGTCATCTTGGGAGGCGTTGACACCCAGCTGTTCTCTGGCCAGATTACCTGGGTATCTGTTACCCAAGAAGTTTACTGGAAGATTGGTATTGAGGA GTTCACTATTGGACAGCAGGTGACTGGCTGGTGCAGTCAAGGCTGCCAGGGCATTGTGGACACTGGGACGTTTCTGCTCACCATCCCACAGCAGTACATGGGGGACTTCCTGCAGGCTGTGGGTGCCCAGGAATCCAATGGAGAG TACATGGCTGACTGCAGCAACGTCCAGAACATGCCGACCATCACCTTCATCATTAACGGATCTCAATTCCCGCTGCCCCCCTCCGTCTACGTCCTCAAT AACGATGGCTACTGCAGTGTTGCAGTTGAGACCACTTACGTATCTTCTCAGAACGAGCAGCCAATCTGGATCCTGGGTAACATCTTCCTTAGGGAATATTATTCTGTCTTTGATATGGCTAACAACAGAGTGGGCTTTGCCCCATCAGCCTAG